TTAAGCGCTACTTCAGTGGATGAAGTAAGAGGATATGAGGGGCTTGCTGCAGCTGAATATTTTTCTGTTTTTAATGATTTGATTGTAAGTCAGAAGGAAGATTTTATCTTTCAGACTAGAAACCGAAGGCCACCTTTAGATGAAGTAAATGCTTTACTCTCTTTTATTTATACACTTCTTTCCCATGATGTTCGGTCTGCTCTAGAAACGGTAGGTCTCGACCCTTCTGTAGGGTTTTTGCATTGTGATCGTTCTGGGCGATATGGATTGGCCTTAGATATGATGGAAGAGTTCAGGCCTGTTATTGCGGATCGATTGGTTCTGTCGCTAATTAATAGAGGCCAAGTAAAAAAGAATGGCTTTTATAAAGCAATAAATGGGGCGATTACTATGGATGATGATACAAGGAAACTTGTTCTTGTAGAGTATCAAAAGAGAAAGCAGGAACAAATTCATCATCCCTTTATAAATGAAGATATCCAGATTGGATTGCTCTTTCATGTTCAAGCTACTTTATTAGCGAGGTATATTCGGGGTGATATTGATGGTTATCCACCATTTTTCTGGAGGTAAATCATGATGGTTCTTGTCAGTTATGATATTATGGTTTCGAGTGAGGATGGACCTAAGAGGTTGAGAAGAATTGCAAAAGAATGCACAAATTATGGGCAACGTGTTCAGTTTTCTGTTTTTGAATGCATTGTGGAGCCTGCCCAATGGATCTTCTTGAAACATAAGCTTGAGTCAATCATGGATAAAGAGAAGGATAGTTTGCGTTATTACTATCTTGGAGCAAATTGGACGAGAAAGATTGAGCATGTTGGTGTCAAAGAATCAATAGATTTACAAGGCCCAATTATTGTTTGATATTTCAAAGAAAATGATTTTGCGAACCCTAAGCATACATAAATTACCATTAGGTTCGCAAATTAATTAATTACCTATAAGTTAGATATTTGAAATTTTTCAGCGTAGGATATGACATCTAAAACTATCCTTGTTTCCAACGTTCGCAAATAAGTAGTTGTAATTCCATTTCATGTAATATAATATTTTTAGTACCGTCGCACCCTTCACGGGTGCGTGAATTGAAACAATGACCATCACCCAATAGGAACAACACCAATGACGTCGCACCCTTCACGGGTGCGTGAATTGAAACCTTTACGGGCAATGTGCTTTGATCGATATGCACATAGTCGCACCCTTCACGGGTGCGTGAATTGAAACCACGTCCAGTGCTTGGAGTGATTACAAAGGTACGTGTCGCACCCTTCACGGGTGCGTGAATTGAAACCTCAGCCGTTATGACCGAAGATGTTTCACACGAAGTCGCACCCTTCACGGGTGCGTGAATTGAAACAACCACCAAGCGTACCAATCATTAAAATAACTAGTCGCACCCTTCACGGGTGCGTGAATTGAAACAACCACCAAGCGTACCAATCATTAAAATAACTAGTCGCACCCTTCACGGGTGCGTGAATTGAAACCGCGCATTGCACCCGGTGAACTGGACAACGAAGAAGTCGCACCCTTCACGGGTGCGTGAATTGAAACCACATATTCGTAAATGAGGCACTGCTCAGGACCGTCGCACCCTTCACGGGTGCGTGAATTGAAACACAACTACCAGGTGTAGCTATAACGCTCAAATACTGTCGCACCCTTCACGGGTGCGTGAATTGAAACATCGATTACGAGGGGTCTGTCACTCTCAAAAATGAAGTCGCACCCTTCACGGGTGCGTGAATTGAAACCACCTTTTACCCTGTCGGTAACCGCACCAACTCCAAGTCGCACCCTTC
The sequence above is a segment of the Sphaerochaeta pleomorpha str. Grapes genome. Coding sequences within it:
- the cas1c gene encoding type I-C CRISPR-associated endonuclease Cas1c → MIKLLNTLYVSSQGSYLRKEGETVVVELATKKVLQIPIHTIKGIVCFGNVLCSPFLLGFCSEKNVSVSFMTEYGRFLASVRGPVSGNVLLRRQQYRFADDSEISTIIVKNLVSAKIVNCRIVLNRAMRDHGTKFDIKKMKESSISMDRAVSQVLSATSVDEVRGYEGLAAAEYFSVFNDLIVSQKEDFIFQTRNRRPPLDEVNALLSFIYTLLSHDVRSALETVGLDPSVGFLHCDRSGRYGLALDMMEEFRPVIADRLVLSLINRGQVKKNGFYKAINGAITMDDDTRKLVLVEYQKRKQEQIHHPFINEDIQIGLLFHVQATLLARYIRGDIDGYPPFFWR
- the cas2 gene encoding CRISPR-associated endonuclease Cas2, with translation MMVLVSYDIMVSSEDGPKRLRRIAKECTNYGQRVQFSVFECIVEPAQWIFLKHKLESIMDKEKDSLRYYYLGANWTRKIEHVGVKESIDLQGPIIV